CTCCACCATCGGCGCAAACTGGTGGACATCGTACTCCTCTTGGGTGACTTCAGCGCTGACTATGCACTGGTCCGTCGTCACGATCGCCTGCGCGGTGTATCCCTGCACATGTCCCGGCGAGTCTTCATGATCCGGCTTTCCGGATCCGTGGTGTTCGCCTTGCGATCTTGGTTGACCTTCTGCTCAGGCGGCGGCGCCGGCTTGCGGCCGGTTTTCTTCCGGCCGCTCTGCTGTTCCTCCTCCGCCCGTTGGGACAGCTTCTGTTGCTGAAACAGGCACTTGGCCGTTTCCAGCCGGGCCAGCCGTTCGCGCTTGCCCCATAAAGCAGGGGGCAGTTCATCGCCTCGGCGATCCTTGCCGTAGTGGGCATCGTCGTCGGCGTCGCTCGTTCGCATCTCTTTCTGCAGCTTGCTGATCTTCTTCTCGAGCTGCGCCTGTGTCAAGGTTGGCCACCAGCGAACCGTTGACCAGCATCTTGGTCCCATCCAGGAACACCCTCCCCGCCTTGGCCAATCCCGCCACGTAGCAGAGCAGCAGTTCCTGAGCGAACAGGTGGTTGAGCGCCTCCTCGAGCCGGCTGCGGAACCGGGCAAAGGCGCAGTGGTCCGGCTGGATGTTGCCGGTCAGCCACAGGAACGCCACCTGGTTTTCGCAGGCTTTGGCGATCCGCCGCGACGAGCGGATGTCGCTACACCAGGCGTAGAGCAGGGTAGCCAGCATCATCTGCGTCTTTGGGGAGCAGGACAGGCGAACACGTTACCAACCTGATTATCATGAAAAACGATGAAGGGGGGGGCGAGTTGCTTCCATGGCGATTATCGCTTCCTTCCGGGCGGACCGTCTTCGCGGGCAATGGCTCTTCGCCCGGGGATTCCTGGAAATCCTGGATTGCGTCGAAAGTGGCGTAGAGGCAACAACAATCCGTCATCATCTTCATCCAATAATTGAAGCTCGTGGCGAGGGTGGGAGAACCTTCTCTTCCTATCGAACAATCGTCAGCGAACGTGGCGGGCCACAGGAAGGAGTGGTCGCCTTGGCGACTCCATCTATCGCCTGAAACCGGCTGGCTCCATTTTCACCCACTTTCTGAAATTCCCCTGGGCGGTGAAGCCGCAATAATCCTCTCCCGGGACTGAACAAGGCAGGAGTGCGAAATCCCTGTCAACCAGTCTACGTGGCTACCTCGGTCAAGCTGAGACGAGAGGGGTGCCCTTATGGAGTGAATGCCCGTCTGTCTTAACAGACCAGCAGTTCCCGATATCTCGTCACGCCCTGTTTTTAGAGGGTATGAGGGAATCGGCTTTCGTAAACTTTTTGGAGCAATCGCATGATGCTGCGGGCGGTTGGCCACGTTACGGCGAACCACCGGCCGTTGTTTAATTAACTCACTAAAAAACATAACAAATTTATCGGCAACCAGGCATTTTTCTCTTGACAGCGCGCTGAGGGCGGAAATCGATTTTTCATGGAATTTCAAATAATTACATGGGAGATCGAACATGCCATCACCAAAAATTATCTCGGCCAAGGCGTTGCAACTGGTTGCCCCGACAAACGGAAGAGCGGTGAGCGAAACTCTCCACGTGGACGCATTGATCCAGACGCTCAAGGCTGATTTTGGCAAAATTACCGATCAGCGGGCCAACAATGCCAGGATCGCCCTTGATGACGCGATCATGTCTGCCTTTGCCGTGTTCCATCTAAAAGATCAGTCGCTGCTGGCCTTTGATGAACGGCGGCGCAGGGAGCCGGAAAACCTGCATACGGTCTATGGCGTGACCGACATTCCCTGCGACTCGCAGATGCGAGCCATCCTGGATGAGATTGATCCAGCCTACCTGCGGCCGGCGTTTCGCACTGTTTTTCGGCGGCTGCAGCGTGCCAAGAAACTGGAGTCGATGACGCTGCTGGACGGCCACTATCTGCTCAGTGGGGACGGTACGGGGTTTTATTCCTCAACCAAGGTGGCCTCGCCCTACTGCCTGAAGAAAACGCGTCGCAACGGCGTGGCAATGTATTACCAGCAGATGTATGCCGCGGCCCTGGTACATCCGGATCGTCGCGAGGTGATCACCTTCTTCCCCGAAATGATTACCCGCCAGGACGGTTCGGAGAAAAACGATTGCGAGCGGAACGCGGCCCGTCGTTTCTTCGAGGCGCTGCGGCGTGAGCACCCGCACCTCAAACTGATCGTCACCGAGGATGCACTCAGCAGCAATGCGCCCCATATCGAGGATCTGCAGCGGTTGAACCTCCGTTTTATCCTTGGCGTCAAGCCAGGGGATCACCAGTTTCTGTTTGCATGGGTGG
This sequence is a window from Candidatus Cloacimonadota bacterium. Protein-coding genes within it:
- a CDS encoding transposase codes for the protein MMLATLLYAWCSDIRSSRRIAKACENQVAFLWLTGNIQPDHCAFARFRSRLEEALNHLFAQELLLCYVAGLAKAGRVFLDGTKMLVNGSLVANLDTGAAREEDQQAAERDANERRRRRCPLRQGSPRR
- a CDS encoding transposase encodes the protein MPSPKIISAKALQLVAPTNGRAVSETLHVDALIQTLKADFGKITDQRANNARIALDDAIMSAFAVFHLKDQSLLAFDERRRREPENLHTVYGVTDIPCDSQMRAILDEIDPAYLRPAFRTVFRRLQRAKKLESMTLLDGHYLLSGDGTGFYSSTKVASPYCLKKTRRNGVAMYYQQMYAAALVHPDRREVITFFPEMITRQDGSEKNDCERNAARRFFEALRREHPHLKLIVTEDALSSNAPHIEDLQRLNLRFILGVKPGDHQFLFAWVDEAIAQGQVTELQQVDADDPDKLHFFRFVNQAPLNGSRQDLLVNFLEYWQVDKNNRVTRFSWVTDLTITPENAWEIMRAGRARWKIENETFNTLKNQGYNLEHNYGLGKKHLSAVFAILMMLAFLVDQVQQMSCHLFQAALQELGSKRALWEMMRNYFRMFRVDSMETIFRVLVYGPGGYIVLEEDWLG